The Deltaproteobacteria bacterium genome segment GCCTCGCGCCACAATTTCCGCATTCTTTTGGCCGCTGGCGATCTGTTCTGGCAGGGGGGCAGGTGCACGGAGATCCACCCCTGCCAGTTCCGGTTCGGGGCGTGCGAAACGGGAAAACGACAGCTCATCAAGCGGCACTTCCGGGCGAATCTCCTGCTGAAAAGCCAGGGCCGTTTCCGGGGTCGCCCTGGCCGTGACGGGAGGATTATCCAGAGTAGGTGGAGAATTAAATTCCGCTGACACTACAGCGGACGGCATCTCTGCGCTGGCTGCAGTGGCCGCCGACATATCCGGAGGTACCACTTCAGTAGTCGCAGACTCTACTGACATTGTGGGAGCAGTTTCCTTTTGTCGCCGTCGGCGTGGACGAACAGTAGCATCGGTTTTTGCCGGTAAAGATCCGGGTTCGATGGCTTCCATAGCGGCGGAGGGAATTGCCTCAACGTCCACTACAGCTGCTGGCGGAGAAGATGAATCTTCGGACACTGCCTGAGGTATGATTTCGGCAGCCGGTGTTTCAGGAATCAGGGAAGGGACTACAGCTGGGGCTGTTTCCGGCGCTATTCCAAGGGCCGAGCCACACTTCGGGCAGGTATCAAGGGATTTAAAATAGAGGTAACTGCAAGCAGGGCATCGCACAGGGCCGGACTCCAGCTTTTTCCTGCGGTGGCGTTCATAAAAAAGCCAAGCAGGAGCCCTCAACTTGCTACGCGAACATTGTTACCAGAAGCTCCTAAAATGTCCAGAAAATTCACGGATTTCAGATGGTTACATAAGTCTGGGAAAAGCTGTCAGGAAAGTATTACTGCCGCTGCTGAAACAGCAGCCGTTTCTGCCCGAAGTGTGGAGGGTACGAGATGGGCAAGCTGGTAGCCTGTCCTGCGAAACCGCTCCAGTTCCCCTGGCGACCATCCACCTTCGGGGCCGACCATGAGGGAGAGTTCGGAATCCAGTATCAAGCCAGACAGCGGGACTGAATTCCCGCGCCCGGGAATTTCAAGAATGATGGGGTGCATATCCAGTATGTCGTCGAGGGTCTTGGCTTCCAGCCAGACCGGAATTGTCACCCGTCCTGACTGCTCGACGGCCCGGATCATTACCCGGCGAATCCGTTCGGCGCTCCGCGGATGTGCGTTCGTCCGGTCGGCACGGAATACACCAATTCGCTCCGCACCCAGCTCGGTCAGCTTTTCTGCAGCCCAGTCAAAGCGCGCCGGTTCGATGGCTGGTATCCAGACAGTGAGCTTCTTCCGTGGCACTGGAGGTGCCGGAAGTTCGGTGGAAGGGTCGGGTGTCACGGTAAATCGGCGTGCATTCCGGTCTATGCGACAGGCGCAGCGATATCCGCTTTCATTGAAGCATTCGACAACTTCACCTGCCTCAAGGCGAACAGCTGCCAGATGAGAGGCGAGCTCGCCCGTTATGATGGTGCCATCCGCTGATGGTGGTGGAACTTCCGGTGGCCAGTAAAAGCGATGCATCGTCCGGGAGTGTCTCCCGGTTTAAAGGAAAAGAAAACCGGACTTTCGTCGGAATGATCAACTGCCAGGCAGAGGTTTGCCCTTTTACCCGGTCAGCCGTTAGGGTTTTGCTGAAAGGCGGGGAGCCTTCCGGGATGAATGCCATCTGGGAGGCCCACGACCCGGGCGACCACATGAAAATTTTTGAAGGACGATTCGATCTCGAGGGGATTGAGCGGATCCAGACCCCGCTTCCGTTTCCCCCTATGCATATCAACAGCTATCTGATCCTGGGTCGTGAACCTATCCTTATCGATACGGGCATGCGGACCGAACCGGCATGGAAGGCCCTGAACGACAACCTTGCCCTCTATGGCCTCAAGGTTGAGGATATACGGCACCTTCTCATCACTCATGGCCATATTGACCATTACGGACAGGGACGGCGTATCCAGCAGGCATCTGGTTGCCGGGTTTATGCACACGAACTGGAGCGTTACCACATGGAGGAGCATTTTTACTCCAAGGTAAGGCCCGATAGTCCCTATCTGGAATTTTTCCGGGAATGGGGTGTGCCAGCAGACCTGATCGAAAAGGCATTCAGTGCACAGCGGGTAGAAGGAGTGGTCAGGGAGGATCTCAAGGTTGATCATCCCTGGAAGGACGGCGACCTTCTGAAGTTCAGTGATGTGGAACTGAGATGCGTATGGGTGCCGG includes the following:
- a CDS encoding 16S rRNA (uracil(1498)-N(3))-methyltransferase, with product MHRFYWPPEVPPPSADGTIITGELASHLAAVRLEAGEVVECFNESGYRCACRIDRNARRFTVTPDPSTELPAPPVPRKKLTVWIPAIEPARFDWAAEKLTELGAERIGVFRADRTNAHPRSAERIRRVMIRAVEQSGRVTIPVWLEAKTLDDILDMHPIILEIPGRGNSVPLSGLILDSELSLMVGPEGGWSPGELERFRRTGYQLAHLVPSTLRAETAAVSAAAVILS
- a CDS encoding MBL fold metallo-hydrolase; this translates as MNAIWEAHDPGDHMKIFEGRFDLEGIERIQTPLPFPPMHINSYLILGREPILIDTGMRTEPAWKALNDNLALYGLKVEDIRHLLITHGHIDHYGQGRRIQQASGCRVYAHELERYHMEEHFYSKVRPDSPYLEFFREWGVPADLIEKAFSAQRVEGVVREDLKVDHPWKDGDLLKFSDVELRCVWVPGHAVGHTVLIEERRGVMFSADHLLPDISPVPLLNFIDPDKKEKTRSLVDYVKSLYKVRNLAVTVALPSHGEPIPDIRALIDSYALHRNRRYLKIRNIIEEHGPMTAYQVSEHVFDPNRARMLMHLTMSETIGFLELMDADGLLRIEKRDGLLYYSIAPDTD